In Effusibacillus pohliae DSM 22757, one genomic interval encodes:
- a CDS encoding MazG-like family protein, whose protein sequence is MRDTRKDLDIAKNIKLIEWLKSELLDNLSGLFRGFLHGSESLLKDCLANIVVLCYLMARRLGIRYSQFDSLIVQRIRQNLEMETDFDAWQADLVMLEQHYRHKK, encoded by the coding sequence ATGCGTGATACCCGGAAGGACCTGGATATTGCGAAAAATATCAAGCTGATCGAATGGCTGAAAAGCGAACTGCTCGACAACCTGTCCGGTCTGTTCCGCGGCTTCCTGCACGGCAGCGAAAGCTTGCTGAAGGACTGCCTGGCGAATATCGTCGTGCTTTGTTACCTGATGGCCCGCCGCTTGGGCATCCGCTATTCGCAGTTTGACAGCCTGATTGTGCAGCGCATCCGCCAGAATCTTGAAATGGAAACCGACTTTGACGCGTGGCAGGCCGATCTGGTGATGCTTGAACAACACTATCGACACAAAAAATAG
- the rplI gene encoding 50S ribosomal protein L9, whose protein sequence is MKVIFLQDVKGQGKQGEVKEVSDAYARNVLIKKGLAVEATAANLNKLEAQKRAKAKKAQEELEEARRLAAVLQETVVVVKTKAGEGGRVFGSVTSKQIAEALEAMDLKVDKRKILLAEPIKTLGTTVVPVKLHPEVSADLRVQVQAE, encoded by the coding sequence ATGAAGGTCATTTTTCTGCAAGATGTGAAGGGACAAGGCAAGCAGGGCGAAGTGAAAGAAGTTTCGGACGCGTACGCCCGCAACGTTCTGATTAAAAAGGGGCTGGCGGTGGAAGCGACAGCGGCGAACCTGAATAAACTGGAGGCGCAAAAAAGAGCGAAAGCGAAGAAAGCGCAGGAAGAATTGGAAGAGGCAAGGCGGCTGGCTGCGGTCCTGCAAGAAACGGTGGTCGTTGTGAAAACGAAGGCGGGTGAAGGGGGCCGCGTGTTCGGTTCGGTCACCAGCAAACAAATCGCGGAAGCGCTGGAAGCGATGGACCTGAAAGTCGACAAACGGAAAATCCTGTTGGCAGAACCGATCAAAACGCTGGGCACGACCGTGGTGCCGGTGAAACTGCATCCGGAGGTTTCTGCCGATTTGCGGGTTCAGGTACAGGCGGAATAG
- a CDS encoding 50S ribosomal protein L25, translating into MQGLVLDAEIRKTLTRGELNRIRRKRGVPAIVYGQNVSSTPIYVKEDAVRQIVEGKHHLVELNIPEMGRYPALVQEIQRESVNRKVIHIDFHVISLDEPVDADVPVIVTGASDVEKRGGVVQLSLREVTIRTLPTELPETVEVDISHMEIGDTLFAGDLQLPANCQLKSDPDQVIVTIIPPQDEQVEADTGTTESAEAVASGQ; encoded by the coding sequence ATGCAAGGACTTGTGCTTGATGCCGAAATCCGCAAGACCCTAACCAGGGGGGAGCTCAACCGGATCCGGCGTAAGAGAGGGGTCCCGGCGATCGTCTACGGACAGAATGTAAGTTCTACTCCCATCTATGTGAAGGAAGATGCAGTTCGACAGATCGTCGAGGGAAAGCACCACCTGGTGGAACTGAACATCCCGGAAATGGGGCGCTATCCCGCGTTGGTGCAAGAGATTCAGCGGGAGTCGGTGAACCGGAAAGTGATCCACATCGATTTTCATGTCATTTCGTTGGACGAGCCCGTTGATGCGGATGTCCCCGTGATCGTCACAGGGGCATCGGACGTGGAAAAACGCGGCGGCGTGGTGCAACTGTCGCTGCGGGAAGTCACCATCCGCACGCTGCCGACGGAACTTCCGGAAACCGTTGAAGTGGATATTTCCCACATGGAAATCGGCGATACTTTGTTCGCAGGCGATTTGCAACTGCCCGCCAACTGTCAACTGAAAAGCGATCCCGACCAAGTGATCGTGACGATCATACCGCCGCAGGATGAACAGGTGGAAGCTGACACCGGAACGACCGAGTCGGCTGAAGCCGTTGCCAGCGGCCAGTAA